Sequence from the uncultured Flavobacterium sp. genome:
AAAAGACTTTGCTAAACCACAAGGTCTTTTTTTATATCTTTGCCAAAAATTAACCTACAATGTATAAAGTTTTAGCCAAAATCAACAAAGTTCTTTTACCAAGTTTTACGAAACAAGGTTTGGATATTTCGAAAGCAAAAAAATGGCAAATGGCTATTATTGGTTACCGGGCTTTTGTTACAAAAAGAGCTTTAGAATAGTCCGAAAAACACCTTTTAATATCGTTGAAATTTACGTTCAACAACACTTTCTTCTAAGAGATAAAAGATTGATTCCGATTCATCTTTTATTATCTACTACTTTATAATTATCATGAAAAATAAAGATTTTAATATACCGCCTGTTTATGCAGTACTTTTAGCTATTGTAAGCGTACAATGTGGCGCCGCAATTGCAAAAACCTTATTTCCTGCAATTGGAGCTGCGGGAACAGCATCAATACGAATTGGGGTTTCGGCTATAATTTTACTGATAG
This genomic interval carries:
- a CDS encoding SsrA-binding protein; translation: MYKVLAKINKVLLPSFTKQGLDISKAKKWQMAIIGYRAFVTKRALE